CACCGTGCAGATGCCTATCCCGGCGAATTGTCCGGCGGCCAGCAGCAGCGCGTTGCAATCGCGCGTGCACTGGCGATGGAGCCGAAGGCAATCCTGTTCGACGAGCCGACATCGGCCCTGGATCCTGAACTGGTCGGCGAGGTGCTTGCTGTGATGCGCCAACTTGCCGAGCAACACATGACCATGATCGTCGTCACGCACGAAATGGGCTTTGCGAAAGACGTGGCCGATCGCGTTTTATTCCTCGACGGAGGCGTCGTCGCGGAAGAAGGGCCGGCGAAGGACTTGCTGACATCGCCTCAAAACCCGCGTACACAAGACTTTCTAAGACGCGTTATCGAACACGTGTGACAGGGAAAAGGGACGCCAGGCCACTCTGCTTGGATCCGCCATCCACCCGCAACCAGTCATCATCATGCCGCCAGCCACGTGCGCCGGGGCCTGCCTATAGATATACTGGACAGCCAGCGCGCCGCGCATCTTCAAACCGTCCGGCGCTCAGACGGGCATTGCGGCCCGTCTGTCAGCGTGCTCACGCGACGGCTACAGGCCCACGGCGGCAGCCAGTCCGCCGATATCTTTGATCTCGGTATATTCGTAGAAGGGATTAGCCGGCTCGTGGCCGCGGTTGACCCAAACCTTGCTCTTGATGCCGAGATCGTAGGCGGTCATCAGGTCATAGCGGAATGACGAAGACACATGCGTGATGTCTTCAGGCCCGCATCCAAGCTTGTCGAGCATGTATTCGAAGCCCTTCATCAAAGGCTTGTACGCCCCAACCTCTTCGGCGGTGATGACCATATGGATGGGCGCGCCGAGCTTCTCGACATTCGACATGATCAGGTTGTTCATGGAGTTCGACAGGATGACAAGCGGAATTTCCTTGGCAACACGGGACAGTCCGGCGGGAACGTCGGGGTGCGGACCCCATGTCGGCACTTCATCATAGATGCGTTGCGCATCCTCGGGCTTGAAAGGAATGCCGAGACGTTTGCAGCTGCGTTCGATCGAGTTATGCACCACTTCGACAAAGGGCTTCCATGCCCCTAGTACCTCATCCAGTCGATACCCTCTGAAAGCCTCGACAAAGGCCGCCATCGCTTGCGGAGAGAGCCGCTCGCCGTAGACGCGCCGTGCAGCGCCGGCCATATCGAAGTTGGTGAGAGTGCCGTAGCAATCGAAGGTGACGTATTTCGGTCGAAATAGGGTCATGGCGGGTATTCTTTCCAAATTGAGCGCCCCTAGGGCCTTTCTAGGTCATCCTGGAGAACGTGCCGCCCGTCCGATGGAGACAGGCTCCAAACCGCATGCCGTAGTCCAGCGTGTTGCAACAACACTTGTACAGCCTTCGCACAACGGCACATAATTGTCCAACAATTTTTTTGGCTGCTTTTGCTTCGCACGGTCACGGCACGTTACAACGCCCTCACCCAGCACGCGTGGGTATCCCGCCAATTGGAATAAAACGCACCGCCTCTTAAAATTGTTGTACAACAATTGCGATTTGTATTACTACCAGCCGCAGCTGCCCGTTCCCGCGGCAGGACCAGCGAGAGGTGGAGATGGATCAGAAGCACAGGAATATGCCGGCTCGCGGCCCGGAGCTTTTCGAAACCTGTCACCCGGTCTCGGCGGCGGAAGCCGAGGAAATTGCCAGCCGCCTCTACGGCGTACATGGCTCGATGACACGCTTCGAGACGGAAAAGGACGACACTTTCCTACTTGAAGGCGGGGACGGGGAAAGATTTGTCCTTAAAATTGCTCACCCCAGTGAGCGGCTGGATGAACTTGAATTCCAGGTCGCACTGACGCGTCATCTCGAAGAACAGGCTCCGGACCTGCCGGTCCCTCGTGCCATTCGCGACCTGAGCGGCGCGGATCTGCCCATTATCGTGACGAAGGAAGGAGAGCGGCGCGCGGTGCGCCTCATCACGTTTCTCCCGGGAACGCCCCTTGACCGGACAACGTCCACGGCCCCGCAGCGCGAACGGATTGGTGAAATCCTGGCGAAGCTTCGTCAAGCCATGTCCGGTTTCTCGCATCCCGCGGATGGTCGGACAGTGGCTTGGGACGTCACGCATCTTCTTGATCTTTCCGATCTCCTGAGGTTTCTCCCTCCTGGCGACAAACGAACCTGGACAGTCCGGGCCCTGGAACGTTTTGCCGACGTCAAACCGCAGCTCGACCTGTGCCGGCGACAGGTGCTTCACAACGATTTCAATACATCGAACCTAGTCGTTGATCATGACAATCCGCAGTTCCTGACCGGCGTCATCGACTTTGGCGACGCAGTTCGCACCGCCATCGCCGTGGACGTCTCAACGGCGTTGATGAACCAGATGCCGAAAACCTTCGACTATCGGGACCGGCATGACCTCTTTGACGAACCGCGCGACGTTCTCCGAGGCTATCTGCGCCACGCCGAACTGACGGATGAGGAATTACGGCTGATCCCGTTCCTGTCGATGGGACGCCTTGCGGTGCGCGCGCTGCTGACCTGCTGGCGCGCGGAGATTTTCCCCGAAAACAGGCGCTACATTCTGCGCAACACCGAAGCCGGTTGGGCGCACCTTGAGTGGTTCCACTCGATCTCCACCGAACAGATCTCTCTTCTTCTGAAACGATAGGAACAGCAATGTCCGATCAAGCAACTCGCCTCCCAAAGGGCTTCCGCGGTGACATGCCGAATGGCTTCAACCCTCAGGATACGTCTCATCTCACTAGTGAGGAACGGCAGCATATAGCCCGGCGTCAAAGACTTCTTGGACCCGCCTACCGCCTCTTCTACAGGTCGCCCGTCGAGATTTCCCGCGGGAGGGGTGTCTTTCTCTATGACAAGCATGGCGTCGAATATCTCGACGCCTACAACAATGTCGTGTCGCTGGGCCACTCTCACCCGCGCGTCGTCGAGGCAATCCAGAAGCAACTGGAACTGCTCTGCACCCACACGCGCTACATGCAAGAACCCCTGCTGGACTATGCGGAAGCCTTGCTTGGTACGTTCAGCGGTGAACTCGGCAAAACCGGATGCGCCATGTTCACCTGCACCGGCTCAGAAGCCAATGATCTTGCCTTGCGTATCGCACGCTATCACACCCGCAAGACCGGCGTGATCGTCACAGCAGAAGCCTATCACGGCAACAGCGGCGCGGTTGCTGCAATTTCTCCGTCTCTCGGCAAGAAGTCACCCTTGGACCCGTATCTTCGGACCGTTCCAGCGCCTGACTCCTACCGCATACCCGTCGCTGAAATAGGCCGGCGAATGGCAGAAGACGTCTCTCGGCAGATAGCCGATCTCGAGCGTCATGGGGGCGGATTGGCGGCCTTCATTGCCGACTCGGTTTTCTCCTCCGATGGTCTTTACGTCAATCCGACGGATGTATTGGCGCCGGTGGCCGACGTCGTACGCAAGGCGGGCGGCCTTTTCATTGCCGACGAGGTACAGTCAGGGTTCGGACGGACCGGCACGCATCTTTGGGGGCACCAGCGCCACAAGGTCGATCCGGATATCGTAACATTGGGCAAGCCCATGGGGAATGGCTATCCCGTTGCCGGTGTCGTCCTGCGGTCTGAACTCGTCGCGGAATTCGGATCGGGCATGCGCTACTTCAACACGTTTGGCGGCAACTCCGTCGCGATCGCCGCCGCAAGCGCTGTGTTGGAAACAATCCGCGACGAGGGTCTTCTGGACAACGCGGCCAAGATCGGGAGCGAAATCCTCGACGGGCTGCAGGACCTCCAGGCGAAATATGAATTTGTCGGAGATGTTCGCGGGGCTGGCCTCTACTTTGCGGTGGAACTCGTCAAGGATAGAGAGAAGAAGACACCCGATATGGACCGTGCGCTGGCAGCCATCAATGCATTGCGCGACCAGCGCATCCTCATTTCCGCCACGGGAGCAGACGCCCATATCCTTAAGATAAGACCCCCACTCATCTTCACGTCGTCGAATGCGGCGCGTCTTCTGGAGGGTATCGACGTGGCACTTCGGTCCGTGCAGACTTAGGATGCGTCCCGATGTGACGGCTGGATATCAGCATTATCTCTCTTGCCCTGTACCATTACATGTGTCGTAGGTAAGGGGTAGAATCCAACGAGCAGTGTCAGTTCCATGCCGTGGCAGCATATCAAAACCCGGACCCAAGACAGTGTGAAGAATGTCGAGATCTCACCCGCTAGCGCGGTGGAGCACCTGACGCACGCCTTGCGACAGCGCATCCTGACGGGAAGCTATCGCCCGGGCGAATTCCTCCGTGACGTAAAGATGTGCGAGGAGCATTCAACCTCTCGGCACACATTCCGTACGGCAGCCCAGGTACTGGTGACGCAGGGCCTGCTCCGACAGATACCAAACCGGGGCTTCGTGGTTCCCGAGTTCGGCCCCGACGATATTGTCGATATCACCCGGGTGCGCGGTGCGATCGAGGGTGAGGCGATCCGATTGATTGTCCTAACCGGAGTTGTTCCCCCTCTCGCGCTGGAGGCAATCGATGTAATGCGCAGGTCGACACTCGCCTCCGACAGATCCCTGCTGGTTGCCGCGGACCGCGACTTCCATCGCGCGATCATTGCCGCCAGCGGTAGCGCTCGCCTGAAGCGAACCTATTCAGATCTCGAGGGGGAAATCGAGCTTCTCCTCGGACAGCGTCAGGATTTCTACGGAACCGCTGAGGAAATGGCGGAGGAGCACGAGCGCCTGATCAGCAGCCTTAGAAGCCGCCACTATGATACCGCGCGGGAAGCGTTTCAGGAGCACTGGCAAGATCTCCAGACGAAACTGCTCGTCAACCGTTAGCTGTTGCCCCTTGGAGATCGCAGGCATTCGAGCGGAGCAGCCCTCCTGTTCGTCAAAGAGTTTATGGCAAACGATCCGTGAACTGGCGGCGCACCATTGAGCCGTCGCATCATCATATTTGTGTTAGGCATGCCCTGCCTTTCCGATGTCGTTAGCGGGCGATCGACAGACTCCGCTCGAGAAGTTTCAAAGCTTTCAGAGCGACGACATTCATGGCGAGGTAAAGGGCGGCAGTGAGGATGAAGATGTCCATGATTGCGAAGGTCTCGCTCATCAGACGTTTTGCATATCCGGTGATTTCCAGGACCGTGATCGTCGAAGCCAGGCTCGATTCCTTGGCAATGATGGCGGCCTCGCTGCTGTAGGCGGGCAGCGCCTGACGCAAAGCTAAGGGAAATTTGACCCGCATAAAAACTTGCCAGGGAGACATGCCGCAGGCTTCGGCGGCCTCGATCAGACCTTTGGGCAAAGACAGGAACCCTGTTCGGAAGATCTCCGCGGTATAGGCGCCCGTCTTGAGCACCACGGCAAGGATAGCGGCATTCAATCCGTCGCCCATCAGCCAGGATGCCACGATTGACCGGCCATCGAGGTCCGCGCTTCCGGAAATGCCTCCCGGACCCATGCGGTCAAAGTCCCTCGTCCGGGATAGCCAAGCGCTCTCATCGTCGCGGAGATGCAACGATCATAGGTGCGAAAGTGCTCAAGTGCCGCTTGTCTCTGAGCCTCTGAATATTTGGGTGCTCGCGCTACCGGCTGAATACGCAGGTCGAGATGCTGTACGTATTCGCGATACCAACCCCTCAACGCATTCTTGGTGGGATATCCCAGCTGGTAAATGGTCGCGTTAAGTCGCTTCCCAAGCCGGATATAGCGCTCAACCGCTCGAAGTCTGTCTGCGTAGTAATACATGAACTACCTCCTTGGTGGTCCAAGTTTTCGTCCGCACCCCCTCCGGCTCAGTTCCGCGTGGAAACCAACACAATGACTTTTTCGGTCGCCGGATTGGTGACGGCGAACCTCTCGCTCGCCAGCGCTGGTGTCCATCAGCCATTGATGAAAATTGGCCCATCCTGTTGTTTTCGACAAGATGCTGGTCAGGAGCGGTCATCGCATGAATTTGTTTGCACGCTAGGGGCCGAGGCGACAAGCTAGCTCAATGACTGGTTTGCGACAGCGTACATACGAGCTGGTGCCATACGCCTCGGTAAATTGCCTCGAACCATCGACGCGACCTCACTGACGAGGAACAGGCCGAGGCTTTGCAGAAAAGGGCTCAACCCATCGTCGGCGTAGACGTCGATTCGCACGAACTGCCTGCCGATCTTGGCCAGATGCGCGCAGATAAGGTACTTCGCATCGTCAGCGTTGTTGGCAGCGACGGGTCCAATGACATGGCCGCGACCAAACTTGCGGGCAATGGCATAGCCAAGCAGGTTTTCATCTCGCGCTATCACCAGCGTATCACCGATTGCGGCAAGCGCTGTGACGACGTGCCTTCGCTGCATACCGATTGCGCGTTCATCGAAGGCAAGAATGGCATCGAGGTCGTTTTTAGTTGCAGGACGGATCCCGCTTTCAGCCTCGACATTAGGCGCACCCTTCAACACACCTTGATGTTGCTGGATCTTGCCCCACGGCGCAAAACCTCTTCGCTCGTAAAGAGGCAAACCTTCTGCTGTCGCATTGAGAAGTATGGTTCGCCCCTGCGCTGCATCCAGAAGGGCGTTGAAAAGCCGTGAGCCTTGGCCCATGCCTTGAACCTTGGCCGTCACGATAATCATGCCGGCCGTCGCATGTTCCGCCCCGTAATTCCACCAGAGCGCCGTGCCGACAACCTCGCTAGCGCGCTCCAGCACCAGCCCCTCACCGAGACCGGCGGCAAATTGCCAGTCCTCCAGGCGGTATGGCCAGGAAAACTCCTGAGACAGTTTCAGCGCACCTTCGAGATGCCTCGCTTCCAGTCGGGCGAGCCGGATGTCGCTCCCGTCTGTGAAAGGAACACGATGATCGTTCGTCATATCTTGACGTCTCTGTTTTTGTAAAGGCTTCAGCGTTCGAGCCAACATGGAGGAAGAAAGCGAAGCTCAGCAGCTATATTGGCTAGCGATATGAGTTATTCTTGTCGTTTTTCATCCCCTCCTTAGCATCCGGCCCGACAGATCCATCATTAGGACATCGGTGTCGCTGGGTGCCGATTGACGCATTCGCCCGTGCAAGAGACCGATTTCGGAAGAGAGTATTGATCCGCCCATGGCGCATGATGAAGTGCGACTTCGCGACCACGAAGAGGCACCTCAAAGCAAGAAAACGACGGCTTTTGGACCACGTCCATTTTCTCATGGCGAGCGTTCAGGGCGGCACGGGCCGTCCTGAACGCTCGTACCTGATCAGGAAACTGTCACGTAGATTTTCCGGACCGTTTCGATCGTCTTCCAGACGCCGACATAGCCCGGCTTCATGACAAAGCTGTCGCCAGCCTTGTAA
This sequence is a window from Agrobacterium tumefaciens. Protein-coding genes within it:
- a CDS encoding haloacid dehalogenase type II, whose product is MTLFRPKYVTFDCYGTLTNFDMAGAARRVYGERLSPQAMAAFVEAFRGYRLDEVLGAWKPFVEVVHNSIERSCKRLGIPFKPEDAQRIYDEVPTWGPHPDVPAGLSRVAKEIPLVILSNSMNNLIMSNVEKLGAPIHMVITAEEVGAYKPLMKGFEYMLDKLGCGPEDITHVSSSFRYDLMTAYDLGIKSKVWVNRGHEPANPFYEYTEIKDIGGLAAAVGL
- a CDS encoding phosphotransferase, whose amino-acid sequence is MPARGPELFETCHPVSAAEAEEIASRLYGVHGSMTRFETEKDDTFLLEGGDGERFVLKIAHPSERLDELEFQVALTRHLEEQAPDLPVPRAIRDLSGADLPIIVTKEGERRAVRLITFLPGTPLDRTTSTAPQRERIGEILAKLRQAMSGFSHPADGRTVAWDVTHLLDLSDLLRFLPPGDKRTWTVRALERFADVKPQLDLCRRQVLHNDFNTSNLVVDHDNPQFLTGVIDFGDAVRTAIAVDVSTALMNQMPKTFDYRDRHDLFDEPRDVLRGYLRHAELTDEELRLIPFLSMGRLAVRALLTCWRAEIFPENRRYILRNTEAGWAHLEWFHSISTEQISLLLKR
- a CDS encoding aspartate aminotransferase family protein, translated to MSDQATRLPKGFRGDMPNGFNPQDTSHLTSEERQHIARRQRLLGPAYRLFYRSPVEISRGRGVFLYDKHGVEYLDAYNNVVSLGHSHPRVVEAIQKQLELLCTHTRYMQEPLLDYAEALLGTFSGELGKTGCAMFTCTGSEANDLALRIARYHTRKTGVIVTAEAYHGNSGAVAAISPSLGKKSPLDPYLRTVPAPDSYRIPVAEIGRRMAEDVSRQIADLERHGGGLAAFIADSVFSSDGLYVNPTDVLAPVADVVRKAGGLFIADEVQSGFGRTGTHLWGHQRHKVDPDIVTLGKPMGNGYPVAGVVLRSELVAEFGSGMRYFNTFGGNSVAIAAASAVLETIRDEGLLDNAAKIGSEILDGLQDLQAKYEFVGDVRGAGLYFAVELVKDREKKTPDMDRALAAINALRDQRILISATGADAHILKIRPPLIFTSSNAARLLEGIDVALRSVQT
- a CDS encoding GntR family transcriptional regulator; this translates as MRQRILTGSYRPGEFLRDVKMCEEHSTSRHTFRTAAQVLVTQGLLRQIPNRGFVVPEFGPDDIVDITRVRGAIEGEAIRLIVLTGVVPPLALEAIDVMRRSTLASDRSLLVAADRDFHRAIIAASGSARLKRTYSDLEGEIELLLGQRQDFYGTAEEMAEEHERLISSLRSRHYDTAREAFQEHWQDLQTKLLVNR
- a CDS encoding GNAT family N-acetyltransferase; the encoded protein is MTNDHRVPFTDGSDIRLARLEARHLEGALKLSQEFSWPYRLEDWQFAAGLGEGLVLERASEVVGTALWWNYGAEHATAGMIIVTAKVQGMGQGSRLFNALLDAAQGRTILLNATAEGLPLYERRGFAPWGKIQQHQGVLKGAPNVEAESGIRPATKNDLDAILAFDERAIGMQRRHVVTALAAIGDTLVIARDENLLGYAIARKFGRGHVIGPVAANNADDAKYLICAHLAKIGRQFVRIDVYADDGLSPFLQSLGLFLVSEVASMVRGNLPRRMAPARMYAVANQSLS